Genomic DNA from Acanthopagrus latus isolate v.2019 chromosome 2, fAcaLat1.1, whole genome shotgun sequence:
GTATATGAACGGCAAAAAGATTTAccgtttgtttgtcttttgagttattttgacTTCACTTTGCTTATATTTTTTCAGGAAACACTCATGGAGAGAAATGCCACTTCCCCAACCATGTTCTCCACCAATCACAGCCACACCAACACCACTTGTTCCCGTGACAATGTTCTGAAGACGGTGGTGTTTCCCGTCCTCtactcttttctcttcctgctggGGCTTTTGCTCAACGCCGTGGCGGTGTGGGTGTTTTTCCGCATCCCCTCCAAGTCTCACTTCATCATATACCTGAAGAACATTGTGGTCGCGGATGTCATCATGACCTTCACGTTCCCTTTCAAGGTTTGACTCTCTTGGCACGATTTATAAAGAGGTGTATAAGCTGTAATTGATGGCttattcaatcatttttaataGAAGGATCAAAGGATTTGGGTTGAAAGGTCGTGAAGAATCTTCGATTTCAGATGGAGTATGcagaaacacttttttgtgATAAATAGGTGATAAATGCAATCCAGATGTCACGGAGCTACAACTTGGCAACCCAAATGTTCTATTTATCGACATACAACTGATCTATGAAGCGTACGGACTTCATGGCTtgaacaatgaaatgtaaaagccttaacaatgtgtttctgcaggtgtTAGCAGACTCCAACATGGCCTCCACCGGGCTGCGCATATTCGTGTGCCGGGTCTCCTCGGTGCTCTTCTACCTCACCATGTACATCAGCATCCTCTTCTTCGGCCTCATCAGCATCGACCGCTGCAGGAAGACCATCAAGCCCTTCAGGGGGACGAATGCGGCCCGGCTGGCCCGTCGCAAGCTCCTCTCTGGAGCCATCTGGACCTTCCTGCTGCTTCTGTGCCTGCCCAACGTGATCCTGACACGCAAAGCCCCGACCTCCCCAAAGATCAAGTGCAGCGACCTGAAGACAGAGGCAGGGCTCTACTGGCACGAGGTGGTGAATCACGTCTGTCAGGTTATTTTCTGGGGCAACCTGGTGACGGTGATCGTGTGCTACACGCTGATCACCAAAGAGCTGTACAGATCCTACTCCCGCACCAAGGCCCACGTCGGCTCGTGTCGAGCACCGAGCGGCGGAACAGTTCGGAACCCCGGCCAGTCGAAAAGGAAGATGAGCGCCAACGTGTTCCTGGTTCTGGCGGTGTTCTTTGTCTGCTTCGTGCCGTTTCACTTCGCCCGCGTGCCGTACACCATGAGCCAGACCCGAGGGGTTCTCTTTGACTGCAAGCTCAAACTCTTCTTCTTTCAGCTGAAGGAGAGCACGCTCTTCCTCTCGTCCTTAAACTCTCTCCTGGACCCTCTCATCTACTTCTTCCTCTGTAAATCCTTCAGGAACACTTTGTTCAAGACGCTGCGGCTGACCTCCGGTACCTGTAGCTGGATCACAGGCGGCGGGTCAGACACGGACACAGGCAGCACCCCCCTGAGAGCCCCCTCTGGATGTACGTAAAGACCAGCGGACATGATAAAGACTTTTCTTATTTTGGCACATTGTGTCACCAGATATGTGATTGTAAATACAGACGACAGACACAGTGATCTGTTTTCTCATATATGCCAATATACAAagaacatgtttatgttttctgtcagtgacCACGTATGAAGACGGATGCCTGGTTTATTTAACTGTGTTGGACCTGAAATAACTGACAGTggcatgtttctgtctttctgttctcCATTCCAGCTCATAACAACACGAAGTTCCTCTTCTATGTTTTCATATCTACTAatcttttgaaaaacaagaaatgtgatGCAGTGatttacaaacagaaaataaatctacCAAAAGCTCCTCTGAcggtcttaaaaaaaaatgcaacacgCTATGGCCTCAAGGTTTAGTTGCGTTTGATCAAAACATGGAGTGGAAAGTTACCcaagtcatacttgagtaaaaattAAGATTTGGGTTAAGTATGTCTCTGGCAAAGGTGAACATCACCTATATAAATGATACAtagtaaaagtcttaaaggaCCTAATATCAAATGTATTAAGTAtcaaaagtcaaagtaaatTCTACATATATGAAGATGTATTTACATACTCTATGCTGTGGGTCGACTGATGATCGGCCTGGCCGCTGATCGGATATCTATCATCTCTTTTGATAATCAGAACCTGTGTTTTTTATGAAATTgcagatcatttaaaaatatgctgttttGCAGCATTTTATCCAGAAAGCATTAATGTATCGAATAACTGTcgttgagtaaaaagtacaacgtTGGCCTCCAGAATGTAGAGGGGAGGACGtataaagtgacagaaaatggaaatactaatAAGTAACAGTACGGTAAGCTACGATGATACTTATTCTCAGTGTCACACTCCTCAAGAGGAAATGAAGAATTTAAGCATCTCCGCACGGTGAAAATGAGAGACGCATGTCATGCATTTTAAGAAGAACCAGCCACCAGGAGAAATAATGCGAGGAGGAACTGATGATCAGTGACGGACAGATGAACCCGGCGTGTCCTGAAAACACACGGCCTTCCACAATCTGTGTTATTTGAATCCTTTTTCCCCcccgcagcagctgcagcactcTTCGTGTATTTGCATCTCTCTGGTTCAATGGGCCCAACACACTTTGCTAATTCATCTGGCGGAGTTGTTAATTCCCCAGGCCTGGCACCGTGGAGGTCGGGAGGCAGCCACTGCTGGTGAGTGACCAGAGATTATGTTTGTActgtagcctttttttttgcgGGGGGAATAAGTGTTTTTCAAATAAGACTGGTGGTTACGAGAGGTGGTTGAAGGATTCCAAACTACAAATTGATTAGTCATTTAGAGTGAAATGAACATCAGCTTTGCTTGAATGTGGTTTTGtcatctgtgtctttctgtggaggaggagaaatacTTTGAAACTGAGCAAAGTTGTAATTTCATGATATCTGAGTTAAAATAACACAGTCttacaacattttattggtCTAGGATAAAATTGTGCTGCTCGGAAGCTTTAATTCTTGATTAATTCTTGATTCCCTGTCATTAAAATCAAACCAGCACTTGTTTTTTCGTCTGCAGCCTTAGTTATTGctgtcagttttcatttattttaactaCAACCATGAATACTGAATGCATAAAATGCTCTGATGAAGTGAATCAGTTGAAACTTGTTACACTTATCAAAACAGAACCAATAAcaaaggaggcaaagaagatAAAACTTTCGAAACGCTGTGCAGAAAAGACTGTAGCTGTAATCACAGTCCCTAAATGTTACATATTCAGCATGTCTACttgagaaaaataattttatatatatatatatatatatatatatatatatatatatatatatatatatatatatatatataatccagatggaaaacaaatgcaataaTTACATAACTTCCGTCACACATGTGTCAAAAGTAGAAGTGTCAGGTTCCACATCCAGGACGCATTCAAATGCTCTGGTGGTGCATTCAAAACCAAATCCTTGTAAAAAACAATGTCTTTAGAAGTAATGACACATGCAAATCAGGTTTGACTGCGCGGGCAGGAAATATTTAAAGCAGTCCTGGACCTTAGCTCAGCCTGGTCATTTACTCTAAAACCCCTGTGCACGAAAGCTAGTTGTTAATGTGTCACATCAGTAAGTGATCCTGCAGCacttaaaggagaagttcacccaaaaataaaaattcagttattttcttcTCACTGGAATGATCAAGGAAAGTCGGGGGAAGTTGCATAGTAAACACgactggaaaagacaaaaatcttcaaacaacatgaaaatcCAAATTGACTTAGAAATACATTATTTACGCTCTTTTTTCAGTCATaatcttcactgtagcagctaagctaaaagcatcagTGCCCCTGAAATGAGTTGAAGCATAATGAGAGATGAgactcaacagcagcagatatggGTAGTACAGAGGGCTACAAACtcttatgtctgtgtgtttttttctctccagataTCATGATGGGCTCCAACACCACAGCACTCGTCCCCTCCACCTGTGCTCCTTTAGATGCTGTGACCGCAAAGTTGGCCGTCATGTACCTTTACTTCTTCCTGTTCCCCTTGGCGTTATTGCTCAACGGGCTGGCGGCGTGGG
This window encodes:
- the p2ry12 gene encoding P2Y purinoceptor 12, whose translation is MERNATSPTMFSTNHSHTNTTCSRDNVLKTVVFPVLYSFLFLLGLLLNAVAVWVFFRIPSKSHFIIYLKNIVVADVIMTFTFPFKVLADSNMASTGLRIFVCRVSSVLFYLTMYISILFFGLISIDRCRKTIKPFRGTNAARLARRKLLSGAIWTFLLLLCLPNVILTRKAPTSPKIKCSDLKTEAGLYWHEVVNHVCQVIFWGNLVTVIVCYTLITKELYRSYSRTKAHVGSCRAPSGGTVRNPGQSKRKMSANVFLVLAVFFVCFVPFHFARVPYTMSQTRGVLFDCKLKLFFFQLKESTLFLSSLNSLLDPLIYFFLCKSFRNTLFKTLRLTSGTCSWITGGGSDTDTGSTPLRAPSGCT